A section of the Candidatus Methylomirabilota bacterium genome encodes:
- a CDS encoding carbohydrate ABC transporter permease, giving the protein MRIRALETAGAWLLGFLWALPLAYAVWTAFHPAEFSTHFVPTAPLTMENFAKAWAA; this is encoded by the coding sequence ATGAGAATCCGCGCACTCGAGACGGCCGGCGCGTGGCTCCTGGGCTTTCTCTGGGCGCTGCCGCTGGCCTACGCCGTGTGGACGGCCTTTCATCCGGCGGAGTTCTCCACTCACTTCGTGCCGACGGCGCCGCTGACGATGGAGAACTTCGCGAAGGCCTGGGCGGCG